The Littorina saxatilis isolate snail1 linkage group LG1, US_GU_Lsax_2.0, whole genome shotgun sequence nucleotide sequence CCTCGCCTCTTTGGGTTTTTAGTAACACCAGATTCAATCACTGTTTGACTAAGGTCCATACTGACTTGCACAGGGCATGTTTTATCATCAGCACCAGTCCTCTGCACATGTTCCTGATATGAACAATTCCCATGAGAAATACTGAGTCGCTTGTCGTTCAGCGGCACTGTGCTTTTGCCCGTTTCACATCAAAGCGAAGACAAGGTACTAATTACCAGTTAATTACGATCTGAGATAAATTACCTGCGACCGTAACGAGGGGACTGTCAGCAATCatgcgtgtgtgcacgtgcaagATCCGCTGCCGAGCTGACTCGGGTcattgcttaaaggcacagtgcagctcacagcctttgttttgcgtttttgttgcagctgagtgcatttacagttcaaaaatcctcctatggtagtaaaacaaacccaaaactacccaacgacgacatctgtgaagctcgacagtttcttgttcacgcgagtgcataaattaacctagttattacgtggtgtttggtcggagttcgattcaactgagtgattccggcctctattttgttttacacaaactcatgatgatgtctgacatagtttgctagtgacgtgtatttttgtgcatgatgtggtgatctacctgatctaaatttagatccaaaaataggtcaagaccagcccggtccgagtacgaaattaattcgtaaaaaaaatctcagttcttgactctttgggtgcaagtcaatgaaacttggtagttcttctaacggatagctgcctgaggtatgactaaaagccccaggggctccgtgcacctggatttgacaagttcagtacctttgaGTAATTTGCGAGTAGATTTTCTTGTTATTAGCCTACTTGTTAGCCCAGGTATATAAGGAACGAGTTTGATACGCATGTTGTGAATAGTTAATCAGTCAGTTTGTTAGTCAGCCAACCAATCATGTGGGTGTTTAGATGGGTTGCGGGATGGTTACTTAGTTAACTGTTTCATTCAAATTGTAAGTTAATTATTAGTTAATTATgtagttagtcagtcagttgGGTGCtcagtgtgtacgtgtgcgcgggcgtgtgtgtgtgtgtgtgtgtgtgtgtgtgtgtgtgtgtgtgtgtgtgtgtgtgtgtgtgtgtgtgtgtgtgtgtgtgtgttggtgtgcttGTGTTCGCGTgtgagtgtttgtctgtctgcctgtgtctgtttaCAAAGGGAAACAATCAGCAGTTAAAAGCGACAGAGGCAAATACAGGGGAATACGATCATATACCTATGATCCCGTTTTAGCATTTTGTAAGGTGCAATAGTCAATATTGGATTTTAATGACTCACTGAATATTCAGGGGGGTGTACATAACAGTTCGTTGCAACATTGCGTCATGCAAGCCCTCTGCCTCAAGCTCACAGTAACAAACTAAAAATGTACTATCTAAGAATTTATTCAACATTGGTCAATTCTACAAAAAATAAAGAACAGCAATGACTCAGTTTAACACAGCAGGTTCGTATTTCTTCGAATGAAATTAGTTATTGGACACACCTGACACAGAACCTAACAATGCAAtgcttttgttgtgtgtgtttaaaaaaaacccactgtaaTGAAATAATGTATCCCATTGTTCTGCTTTGTGTTAAGCTTGAAGATAAAAATAGCAAGTTATTCACTGTCCATTGAAGGGTACGACATTAAGGTAACATTTTGAAACGTATAAGCCGCTGTTTCGTTTACTTTAACATCTCTAGAATACAAATCTCAACTCGTATGCGGAAGGTATTCCAACAGTAACGAttttgagacagtgacaaaaggtcaggtgtcatgtctactgtcccgaatgacacacgattgctgacatttcaccattgccaaaagaataaacaaataagaaataggtagaaaatgaatgtgaaaactgactttgattgttgatctgtattttctataccactaacaaataatctacttacacatagctgtttggcaaatgtatgttgcatgggacacactgacatgaaagtggaagatgtttttccctctagagaaactacatatcaagttacactttttgtgctcttccattccagttggcaatcaattgttaacgcatgttattagaaaaaacagaacgaaaacagattagatagaatgaaaaatgtactggtgatgtcatttgggacatactgacatgaaaacgtcaccttttgtcattgtctcttttACATATATTGATATGGCACAAAGCCGACTTAAAAAAACACCTAAAAACGCACATAATGAAATACACATGTTCGTTGATGTTCGGCTTTTTGTGTCCCTTCAACCTACTTGGCTGGTCGGGATCGATACAATGTGTGTTTCcttgacagacacacagggacacacagggACAtgcaaaaccacacacaacatTACTTGTCACAGATACGAAACCGCTGCTACATTTTTACTTTCCTTTGTTCCTCTCCATGCATTGCTCTTCAGCTCTTCTGCACTATACCCCGCGCCCACCCCGCCTCCCGTTTTGCACTATACCCCGCGCCCACCCCGCCTCCCGTTTTGCACTATACCCCGCGCCCACCCCGCCTCCCGTTTTGCACTATACCCCGCGCCCACCCCGCCTCCCGTTTTGCACTATACCCCGCGCCCACCCCGCCTCCCGTTTTGCACTATACCCCGCGCCCACCCCGCCTCCCGTTTTGCACCATACTCCGCGCCCACCCCGCCTCCCGTTTTGCACTATACCCCGCGCCCACCCCGCCTCCCGTTTTCAATTCCATCCCCAATCCACACCAaccttttttcatgtttttttttaagaacaacacacaacaacaacaacatcatttCAGCTACGCTAGTGACATGAGCCCAGCCTGGGCCTCTGATGTGTCTTGTATCGACACTTCAGACAAAATGGACGCGGTCGCCGACTGGTCATTATTGAAATCAGCACTGTCCAGCTCGGTGATGTTTTTATTCCCACGTTTAGTCACACTGTTTTTATGACAGGGTTTGGCTCTCAAATCGTCTTGTCGGAGAGCACACTCTTCACTTTCGTCTGTCGAAAATATAGGTGTGTGACCGGCTTTCGTTTCGGCCAAGTTCAGTTCTGAATCAGTCACGTTCGCAGCTGCCGTGTCCTGCTTCACACACATTATTTCTTCTGTTCCAGTTTCATTTTCGATATGatattcttcttttctttcggCTGTCTTTTCGCCAAgcgtttcttctttcttctgaaGCGCACAACTTTCGGACTGCCCCACGTACTCGATTTTCTCTTTGCAGTCAGCTGGTCCGTCGGTAGTCTCGTTGGTGAGTCGTCTCTTGTTGATGTtgggattgttgttgttgctggtgacGCTGATGGATCGTGACCGACCGGAGTGACCGCGGGAGGGTGGTCTCTCTCGAAGGTCAAAGATTTCCTCACCATctgaaaagaagaaacaatgcaTGGTCTTAGCCGTAGACATTTAAACATCGAATAAACTATGTTTTCAGACGACCACGATGTTCTCACCATCTGAAAAGAAGAAACACGTACCGCAGGGTCTTAGCTGTAGAACTTTAAACACATCAAAGAAACCATGTTTTCAGGCGACCAGGCACTGATTATATGTATGAAAACAAAGAGAAATAACAAGCACGAAATCCAAAAACCTTTATCTCCAACAGACACATTTAATTAATTACAGAATGAAAAAAACTAAATAGCAAGACAACTACTATAGGGAATTTCAAAGACCGAAAGACAGACCGTCGGCCCGCTTACTTTTGTGTAAGTTGGTCCCTGCATAAGCGGAAATATGCAAAATTATAGCATCGATGTATCGAACAtcgaccaagagagagagagagagagagtcagaagtcagaaagtCAGAAAGTTTATTCGCCAAAACTTAGAAGTTCATTGCGATGGGGAGATTGGGGGGAATGGGAAACAATTTCGAAACCGAAAAACGTTACAGAATGTACACATCAATGCGATGGATCACTATTTCCATCTCTTTGCCGACATGGTAATTTCCGCGTCAGTTTTTGTAATGTCCGTTTTGTGCGTGTACAACTAATTACACAGTTCTCTCGAATGTCGAGTCGCGAAGCATATATCCGAAGACAAGAAATGTGCGAACCGAGTGATAATTACTGTCAACTGAGATAGAAACTCGTAACATCTCTCAGAACCGAGACTTCGCGAAGCACTGATCGTAGTTGATCTTCGAACTTTCCTCTGTCGACTGGTGACCCATGGCGAAGTTTGCCGACGAACTGCTTCTCTTCTCGAAGCATGTGACGTGCTGCCTGTTTGATCATCCAGTAAGTTTCAGGACTCTTGTCGCTGCTGCagtctttgagagagagagagagagagagagagagagagagagagagagagagagagacagagagacagagagacagagagagacagacagacagccagacagacagacagacagacagacagacagacaaagagcaagagacagagacagagagagacagagagacagtgcagagagagagagacagagagacagacagacagacagacagacgcacagtcacacagtcacacagacagacaaagacagacagagacaggaacggcgagcgagacagagacatagacagacatacagagacagagacagagacagacagagacacagacagagatacagacatagatacagacagacagacagacagacagtcagacaggccAACCTACACGGTGGTAAAGGTATCAAGGTGAAGGTCAAGTAGTGCAGAGTAACACGGGCGAGGTAGATGTAGCCACGACGGTAGGTGGTTTTCATCACACCATACACCACAGGGTTGACTGCAACCCCGACGTTCACGATCCTCATCGCCCAGAACTCAAACTTCTGACACACTCTCGACTTTGCCAGACACGCTGCTTGGGCTGCCTGGAAAAATATTGGAGACATGTTGCAGAATTCTATTTCAGAATTACTCATTAAAAGATGAAAAACAGAACTAGGTTGCCCGTTttgcaaaaaaagaagaagactggCACTACAAAgtcaagacaacaacaacaacaacaacaacaacaacaacaacaacaacaacaacaacaacaacaacaacaacaacaacaacacttcttcttcagcgttccagaattttctgatgtgagctcgtttgcccaatcgggttccccacactatactctgagagcatagtcagctcactccgctttcgttgagtaggcatgctgggtattttcgtgtttccataacccaccgaactctgacatggattacaggatcttgtccgtgcgcacttggtcttgtgcttgcacaCGAATATGGAACGCCAGATACGCCATGTCCCCGCGGAATTCCgcggactttcgagctattctcgtcgttgattggtcagaaattccgcccggacttttaaTGTCCTCGCGCAATTCCTCGAGGAATTACGCGAggaattccgcccggactttcgagctattctCTACTCACTAAAAACATGTAATGGGAATTTACCGGACACTCATGTAATTGCTTTGAAATCAAGGGCGATCACTCAAATTCTTCAAAACGCAGGATTACAAATAGCAATTGATGTTGCGCTGTTaatggtctttctttctttatttggtgtttaacgtcgttttcaaccacgaaggttatatcgcgacgactgTTAATGGTGCAAGATGTGAATACGATCATTGCCACGACCCATGTATCGTAGGTGCTTGAAGAAGACATTTTCTTACAGGCAGAATGTTAAATTAAACAGAAAAGTACAGATTTTAGACAGATCTGTACGCAATTTTGCTCGCTATATGGGCATCTACTTCTTTAGATACGTACTGAAATCAACAACTGTCCTGCTTCCTTTGCAGACATGAATTgagttcttgttgttgttgttgttgttgttgttgttgttgttgttgttgttgttgttgttgtcgttgtcagAGATGTATTTTCTGGTTTATTTTTGGCTGGTATAGCATTTTATTCAAGTAAGGGTATGTATATTTGTCATTCGACGTACACGCcttgtcagactttttttttacttaaaagAGCATAAAGGAAGGACTGTTGTTATGTGTGTGCGGCATCCTTTCAAAGTAGAACTGTAAAAAGAGGCGTAAAACGACACACTTTACTCATTTCATGCGCCATCCGTTACTCATCAGACTGCTAGATTTTTCGTTAAGACCAAGGTCACAAAGAACTACACTGTTCCGAGAATATTTGCTCGGGCGTCAGATAATACTGTTTCAaattatatttctttctttttccaaatCGGGGAGAGGGTGAGGTGGGGGATGAGGCAGGGTTTcagatgtgcgtgtgtgtgtgtgtgtgtgtgtgtgtgtgtttgtgcgtgtgcgatTATGATACACGCTCACAGAAAAAAAGGATAGTGGACAAATCAAACCGATGCACAAACGGTCAGAATCTCTGTGTTCAGTCAGTCAAAACCCTTTATTtgaatcaagggaaacaactcatgaGCACTTATCTGAAGTGTGTACTGTTTGCAAGAACCGCTTCCACGAATTAGCTgtgttcacactcacacacgcgcgcgcgcggttAATGTGGGTTTCTTTGATCCGACTCTCTTCCAATCCCACTGTTCTGATGTCTCTATCTAAAAGTCCGTGCAAAACGAGTGCCCTCGATCCGATTCTATTCCGTTCcaacttttttaaatttctCGATCTAAAACTCCGGGCAGAAAGTGCCGAACCCATACGAACGTTCCCGataaaagtccgggcggaattaCGCGAGGACATTTGAACCAATCAAAGACGAGTATAGCTCGAAAGTCCTCGCGGAATTGCTCGAGGAATTGCGCGAGGACATaaaaagtccgggcggaatttctgaccaatcaacgacgagaaTAGCTTGAAAGTCCGCGCGGAATTAAGCGAGGAATTCCGCGGGGACATGGCGTATAGATCTGGCGTTCcatacacgaagggggttaagtcactagcaggtccgcACATAagatgacctgggagatcggaaaaatctccactcttaacccaccaggcagcagcgaccgggattcgaattcacgacctcccgattaggaggccgacgtcttaccaccacgccactgaaATCACATAGCCGAACACAGAATAAcactaaaaacaagaaattcctccgaggtaggaaaaacacccccgtccttaccattctgactgccaccaactgagaaggtatgtccctctataagtccttgtagaatcttaatccaccaataactccctaaccgtgtgtttgactggtcccaatttttgtaaggaccgtctcaggaatgtatagaacctgttcaccaagtttggtgacggtcggtccgttcattcttgagatctatatgcgaacacaaacaaacaaacaaacacatcgaccgaatactatacacacccctataccgggggtgtaataatacgAATAAAGACGATGCAAAGAAACAATTACTCTGCGCGATTGTATAGGTATAGAGAACGCTTAACACGCACAGACCTAGACAAATAAACatttacactctctctctcaccacacccccccccatcaccccaacccccccccctcccccccaaaaaaaaagtcacacacacacatccagccTCCTTACCACATTAGGCAGCCATGTTAGAAGGAAGAGACACGCCACGACTCCCATGATCCTTGCAAACTTCCGGTCCATCTCGCGCGAAGCGGAGTCCCCAAAGGGGCGATTTTTCAGCGTGAATGCAATGCTGGAGTTGCACCACACGAGAATTGCCATACCAAGAACCAAATAGATCAACTTGATGTAGATCGTTTCCGTCACCGGGTCGACCTCCGAAATCATAGCTTCGCTGTTGACGAGGTCGGCAGGGAtgatggtggtagtggtggtggtgttcgtggtgatggtggtggcgtTGTAGTTGCTGATGGCGGCGGAGGAGGCGGCGGAGGGGGCTGGAATGTGGACGTGGGTGAGATGGACAAGGGCGCAGTACCACCCTGGTTTTAGTGCTACTGGGTATCTGTTCGACAATGAGAAACGATTACGTGAATACCTATCGTCATTGAAACaaagtaaacaagaaattcctccgaggtaggaaaaacacccccgtcgttaccattctcactgccaccaactgagaaggcactgctaacaagtgtggttaaaataagttgattgagtggacaaagagacaggcggagaaaaagacaaacgcCCTGACCCTACACCTCGATGTGATAGTCGGCGGGGGTCTGTGCTAACGGCTAATGACAGACAGCCTAAGTGTGGTCAATGGGCTCTAAGATTGATGTTTGAGGTGGGCCATGGGAGATGTGGAGTGGGGGGAAATAGaaaggacagacagagagagagagagagagagagagagagagagagagagagagagaggggggtggagatagagagaggggaatATGAATATGTGAATGGGAGGGAAAGAGGGAGGAAAAGTTGGAGAGAGTCAGTAAGATGACAAGCATCTGATCAGAAAaatcaggagagagagagagagagagagagacagagagagagacagagagagagacagagagagagaaacagagacagacagacagactgacagagacagacagagagagacagatagacatacatacatacagacagacagacagacagaccaagagagagagagagagacagacagacagacagacagacagacagacagacagacagacagacagacagacagacagacagacagacagacagaggcaaacagacagagacaattaAAGGGCTTAAACCACAAAAGCAGGttggcaacaaaaaaaagaaattcctccgaggtaggaaaaacacccccgtccttaccattctgactgccaccaactgagaaggtatgtccctctataagcccttgtagaatcttaatccaccaataactccctaaccgtgtgtttgactggtcccaatttttgtaaggaccgtctcaggaatgtatagaacctgttcaccaagtttggtgacgatcggtccgttcattcttgagatctatatgcgaacacaaacaaacaaacaaacacatcgaccgaatcctatacacacccctataccgggggtgtaacaatgGAGCTTATTCAAAATGGGCCACTCACCCCGCCGGTTTGCGAAAACAAAGGTATTTTCAGACAACTAGAAAGCAAATGAAtaatcaaacaaaaaacaaaacaaacaaaaaagcaaacaaagaacaaacaaacaaacacacaaaaaacaagacaaacaaaaaacaagcaaacgaacaaacaaacaaacaaactcgcaaacaagcaaacacgcaAGCAatcatacaaacaaacataccgacaaacAAACCCACAGTTCATTTACCAGCTTAATTCCTGTTTCTCATCATATGCATTATTCCTATGGGGGCAGAGGTTTCATTGAACTTCCAGCACCAGGGTTAAACATACTCTCCTTCCACAGTGAAACACGGTGAAAACGtgtttaattgtatggacaattcgtctaatgttaaaaaaaaaaagaaaagaaattataaaaaaaaatatattttggaatattgtgtccAAAAATATGTGTTGTTTACTGacaaatgtttttgtttataTAGATCTGAGGAATTCAGGAAAAAAGTTCCTTCTGTACACCTTGGGACAGGTGCCAACATAAACATCATAGTTTCATTATACATGTGCAAAGTGTGAATTGTTTGCTAAGTTAATTTCTTAACTGACACATACATGTTAAGCTGCGAAATTAtttaaaaatatatttgtttgttacatttagtcaagttttgactaaatgttttaacatagaggtgggaatcgagacaagggtcgtggtgtgtgtgtgtgtgtgtgtgtgtgtgtgtgtgtgtgtgtgtgtgtgtgtgtgtgtgtgtgtgtgtgtgtgtgtgtgtgtgtgtgtacccccgtttccacaggtttggttgcctaaatcaccataaggcaaccatccacacgtggatggcaacctaaactctggatggcaacctaattgtgtggatggtcgcttcatttaacaccgttaaattgacttttttgacggaaagaatgtcataacaatgttcaaaatgacattctttccgtcctctataggcgacgaaataggtcaaattttgtgcattttttagtgcaaaattcttcgatgccggagcgagtactgcacccagtgctgttgtagtgcaagtgcactagaaaggcactacacccagtgccgcctcttaggtaaccatccacactttaggtatgtgtgtgtgtgtgtgtgtgtagagcgattcagactaaactactggaccgatctttatgaacttttgacatgagagttcctgggtatgatatccccggacgtttttttcttttttttcgataaatacctttgatgacgtcatatccggctttttgtaaaagttgaggcggcactgtcacaccctcattttccaattcaattgattgaaattttggccaagcaatcttcgacgaaggccggggtttggtactgcatttcagcttggtggcttaaaaactaatgagtgagtttggtcattaaaaataggaaacttgtaattaaaattatttttttattaaaccatccaaaaacaatttcatcttattcttcgtcattttctgattccaaaaacatatacatatgttatatttggattaaaaacaagctctgaaaattaaaaatataaaacttatgatcaaaatgcggactacggtcattgtaaaaaaaaatgcagtgcgttcagtttcattctgtgagttccacagcttgactaaatgtagtaatttcgctttacgcgacttgttttttaatcacGCTGTTGACATCAAGCTGCCCGTGACGTGTTGGTGTTTGATGGGTGTCAAAGTAGAAagatgttggtttaaacaatgtttattcatatttacatgttcaggaaatgtacatcGACATAGGGTGAAGACAACAACAGgcctacggcttatggtggtgtcttcaaacaCATTTACAATAAGAACATGGCAGACAAGCCCAAACACAGTAAATAAAAACAATCCGTAAATTTTACTCAAAATATTTACCAAAtttaggagagaaaaaaaaaagacg carries:
- the LOC138971153 gene encoding trace amine-associated receptor 7c-like, with amino-acid sequence MELNSSSYHTLDYTYPEHHSDSSLIFDVFYYGVAIPVSYVGNLFTYIIVCKLLKYRDSTSDVLVGGLALNDVLTAIIVFTPGLISAARGKYFGDRRMCEFSAVTTVWYIYTTFAMIVLINAERWLAITKPFFYKALNVTGFKLKAIMTVQGFFCLLLASTPLLRYPVALKPGWYCALVDPVTETIYIKLIYLVLGMAILVWCNSSIAFTLKNRPFGDSASREMDRKFARIMGVVACLFLLTWLPNVAAQAACLAKSRVCQKFEFWAMRIVNVGVAVNPVVYGVMKTTYRRGYIYLARVTLHYLTFTLIPLPPYGEEIFDLRERPPSRGHSGRSRSISVTSNNNNPNINKRRLTNETTDGPADCKEKIEYVGQSESCALQKKEETLGEKTAERKEEYHIENETGTEEIMCVKQDTAAANVTDSELNLAETKAGHTPIFSTDESEECALRQDDLRAKPCHKNSVTKRGNKNITELDSADFNNDQSATASILSEVSIQDTSEAQAGLMSLA